The Streptomyces sp. NBC_01775 genome includes a region encoding these proteins:
- a CDS encoding nSTAND1 domain-containing NTPase, giving the protein MGRKERPVDPAGGPVQRFAYELRKLREEAGGPTYRQLADRCEFSVTTLSQAAAGDRLPSLAVTLAYVTACDGDAGEWERRWRAACVEETEERARVRDDEEEPGTQDPPYRGLARFEPGDHQRFFGRDDLTAELLELVGDKRFAAVFGPSGSGKSSLLRAGLIPRLRAGDESGGPRPAAVRILTPGEHPARTHATACAPAESDTGSAGDTGSAGEDDSAGDDGSAGGTDSAGEGDGGGETWVLVDQFEEVFTLCHDPAERACFLDLLLRARDPSSRLRVVIAVRADFYGRCAEHRGLTAALRDAGLLVGPMSPAELRAAVVRPAAAQGLIVERALTARLLREAEGEPGALPLLSHALLETWRRRKSRALTLEAYEAAGGVHGAVAQTAEDVYTQLSSHQAVLARRILLRLIAPGEGAQDTRRPAARAELEPAQADGDTGHVLERLAAARLLTLDNDTVDLAHEALITSWPRLRGWIEADRERLRAHRRLTEAAHGWEELERDPGALYRGSRLAEATEQFVRGPAGLERSGRPRDVYDPGLTLLERDFLAASQGARLRERRRRGGGAVAVCMLMTLALLAGVIAWQQTRTNTRQHTEAEARRIAAVADSMRMSDPVHAMRLSVAAWRLADTPETRSALLGALSQPEEEALTLPSGAGAGTERLLSADGRTLVSAGGGRLNRWDVAGHRRLHSTEGPREEPDPGTAIEAVLSSDGDTLATSDEESTVTVRPTDGGAPHPLHGVKGTPEGFSPDGKLLQVSEDLAPLSERMSAQLWDVHRRRKVFEREVEDEQSATTAVSRDGNRVAVCPDGDPLELWHLDRTRAGGDKELPLDGWSARARRAVCRSQLVTFTPGDRSLVGLDSSGIRSWDLATGRSRALASQRRLTEARLSDDGKLLVATDSERILVWRPGVSRRPVLSYPLVSEYVSGLSVDTEQGVVRYLSGMTGQSVRTLSLAGTHRTHWDDEAVGHALFSPDSRHLLTARLRPPHARFQLRDGHTGALRARLPDLPCHRDTEALDEGGTGSDAACSTPVMAFRGKGAALAYGTSEWTPDGGVTDRIGLWDTRRRVSDRFRLRPPRHERALSNDLNGLAFTPDGRSLLVSRTPDKERVEMWDLRSHRRTRVLRRAGGEALAVRPGGGLVVTNHGQRFSPATGKVARRALTQDQTNSVVFSPDGRLLAAGDDSGRVTLWDGRARRSLGLLAGTDRENGGTGDGAGRPEPVAALAFSPDGRTLAVGGGDGTVRLWDTTAHQPLGGPLPTGRDKVAALAFSPDGGTLRVAGARTGVRRYTVAPERVVSRVCARAAGGLTRAQWHATLHDVPYRPTC; this is encoded by the coding sequence GCCGGGGGGCCGGTGCAGCGGTTCGCGTACGAGTTGCGCAAGCTGCGCGAGGAGGCGGGCGGGCCCACCTACCGGCAGCTCGCGGACCGCTGCGAGTTCTCCGTCACCACCCTCTCCCAGGCCGCGGCCGGCGACCGGCTGCCGTCGTTGGCCGTCACGCTCGCCTACGTCACCGCGTGCGACGGCGACGCGGGCGAGTGGGAGCGCCGTTGGCGGGCCGCCTGCGTGGAGGAGACCGAGGAGCGGGCGCGCGTACGGGACGACGAGGAGGAGCCGGGCACCCAGGATCCGCCCTACCGGGGCCTCGCCCGCTTCGAACCGGGCGACCACCAGCGCTTCTTCGGCCGCGACGACCTGACCGCCGAGCTGCTGGAGCTGGTGGGCGACAAGCGGTTCGCCGCCGTCTTCGGGCCCTCGGGCAGCGGTAAGTCCTCGCTGCTGCGCGCCGGGCTCATACCCCGGCTGCGCGCCGGCGACGAGTCCGGCGGCCCGCGCCCGGCCGCGGTGCGCATCCTCACCCCCGGCGAGCACCCGGCACGCACCCACGCGACGGCCTGCGCCCCGGCGGAGAGCGACACCGGCAGCGCGGGGGACACCGGCAGCGCAGGCGAGGACGACAGCGCAGGCGACGACGGCAGCGCGGGGGGCACCGACAGCGCGGGGGAGGGCGACGGGGGCGGTGAGACCTGGGTGCTCGTCGACCAGTTCGAGGAGGTCTTCACCCTCTGCCACGACCCCGCCGAGCGCGCCTGCTTCCTCGACCTGCTGCTGAGGGCCCGCGACCCCTCCTCGCGGCTGCGCGTCGTGATCGCCGTACGCGCCGACTTCTACGGGCGCTGCGCCGAACACCGGGGCCTGACCGCCGCGCTGCGCGACGCCGGTCTGCTCGTCGGGCCCATGAGTCCGGCAGAGCTGCGCGCCGCCGTCGTACGGCCCGCCGCCGCGCAGGGGCTGATCGTCGAACGCGCGCTGACCGCCCGCCTCCTGCGCGAGGCGGAGGGCGAGCCCGGCGCGCTGCCGCTGCTCTCGCACGCGCTGCTGGAGACCTGGCGCCGCCGCAAAAGCCGCGCGCTGACGCTGGAGGCGTACGAGGCGGCGGGCGGCGTGCACGGCGCCGTCGCCCAGACCGCCGAGGACGTCTACACCCAGCTCTCCTCCCACCAGGCCGTCCTCGCGAGGCGCATCCTGCTGCGGCTCATCGCGCCGGGCGAAGGCGCGCAGGACACCCGCCGCCCCGCGGCCCGCGCCGAGCTGGAGCCGGCCCAGGCGGACGGCGACACCGGGCACGTCCTCGAACGCCTCGCCGCCGCCCGGCTGCTGACCCTCGACAACGACACCGTCGACCTCGCGCACGAGGCCCTCATCACCTCCTGGCCCCGGCTGCGCGGCTGGATCGAGGCGGACCGCGAACGGCTGCGCGCCCACCGCAGGCTCACCGAGGCCGCGCACGGCTGGGAGGAGCTGGAGCGCGACCCCGGGGCGCTCTACCGGGGCAGCAGGCTCGCGGAGGCCACCGAGCAGTTCGTCCGCGGACCGGCCGGACTCGAACGTTCCGGCAGGCCGCGGGACGTCTACGACCCCGGGCTCACGCTCCTGGAGCGGGACTTCCTCGCCGCGAGCCAGGGCGCCAGGCTCCGCGAGAGGCGACGCAGAGGCGGCGGCGCCGTCGCGGTGTGCATGCTGATGACCCTCGCCCTGCTCGCCGGCGTCATCGCCTGGCAGCAGACCCGCACCAACACCCGCCAGCACACCGAGGCCGAGGCCCGCAGGATCGCGGCCGTCGCCGACAGCATGCGCATGTCCGACCCGGTGCACGCGATGCGGCTCAGCGTCGCCGCCTGGCGCCTCGCCGACACCCCCGAGACGCGCTCCGCGCTGCTCGGCGCGCTCTCCCAGCCGGAGGAGGAAGCCCTCACCCTGCCCAGCGGCGCCGGCGCCGGGACCGAGCGCCTCCTCAGCGCCGACGGGCGCACCCTCGTCAGCGCCGGGGGCGGCAGGCTCAACCGCTGGGACGTCGCCGGGCACCGCAGGCTCCACAGCACCGAGGGCCCCCGCGAGGAGCCCGACCCGGGGACGGCCATCGAGGCGGTCCTCTCCTCGGACGGCGACACCCTGGCCACCTCGGACGAGGAGTCCACCGTCACCGTCCGCCCCACCGACGGCGGCGCCCCCCACCCGCTGCACGGCGTCAAGGGCACCCCCGAGGGCTTCAGCCCCGACGGGAAGCTCCTCCAGGTCAGCGAGGATCTGGCCCCCCTCAGCGAGCGGATGAGCGCCCAGCTGTGGGACGTGCACCGCCGCCGCAAGGTCTTCGAGCGCGAGGTGGAGGACGAGCAGTCGGCCACCACCGCCGTCAGCCGCGACGGGAACCGCGTGGCCGTGTGCCCCGACGGCGATCCCCTGGAGCTGTGGCACCTGGACCGCACCCGTGCGGGCGGCGACAAGGAGCTGCCGCTCGACGGCTGGAGCGCGCGCGCCCGCCGCGCCGTGTGCCGCTCCCAGCTGGTCACCTTCACCCCCGGCGACCGCAGCCTGGTCGGCCTGGACAGCAGCGGCATCCGCTCCTGGGACCTGGCCACGGGCCGCTCCCGCGCGCTCGCCTCCCAGCGCCGTTTGACCGAAGCGCGGCTCAGCGACGACGGGAAGCTGCTGGTCGCCACCGACTCCGAGCGGATACTCGTGTGGCGCCCCGGCGTCTCCCGCCGCCCCGTCCTGAGCTATCCGCTGGTCAGCGAGTACGTGAGCGGGCTGAGTGTGGACACCGAGCAGGGCGTCGTCCGCTATCTGAGCGGGATGACGGGCCAGTCCGTACGCACCCTCTCCCTCGCGGGGACGCACCGTACGCACTGGGACGACGAAGCCGTCGGCCACGCGCTCTTCAGCCCCGACAGCCGCCACCTCCTCACGGCGCGGCTGAGGCCGCCGCACGCCCGCTTCCAGCTTCGCGACGGCCACACGGGCGCCCTCCGCGCGCGCCTGCCCGACCTGCCCTGTCACCGCGACACGGAGGCACTCGACGAGGGCGGCACCGGGAGCGACGCGGCTTGCAGCACCCCCGTGATGGCCTTCCGCGGCAAGGGCGCCGCCCTCGCCTACGGCACCAGCGAGTGGACGCCCGATGGCGGGGTGACGGACCGGATCGGGCTGTGGGACACCCGGCGGCGTGTGAGCGACCGGTTCCGCCTCCGACCGCCCCGGCACGAGCGGGCCCTGAGCAACGACCTCAACGGCCTGGCCTTCACCCCCGACGGCCGCTCCCTGCTGGTCTCCCGCACCCCCGACAAGGAGCGGGTGGAGATGTGGGACCTCCGCAGCCACCGCCGTACGCGCGTCCTGCGGCGGGCGGGCGGCGAGGCGCTGGCCGTACGTCCCGGAGGCGGGCTGGTGGTCACCAACCACGGCCAGCGCTTCTCGCCCGCCACCGGCAAGGTCGCCCGGCGGGCCCTCACCCAGGACCAGACCAACTCCGTGGTCTTCAGCCCCGACGGCCGTCTCCTGGCGGCCGGTGACGACTCGGGCCGGGTCACGCTGTGGGACGGGCGGGCCCGCCGCAGTCTCGGCCTGCTTGCCGGGACCGACCGCGAGAACGGTGGAACGGGCGACGGCGCCGGACGGCCCGAGCCCGTCGCGGCCCTGGCCTTCTCACCGGACGGGCGCACGCTCGCGGTCGGCGGGGGAGACGGCACGGTACGCCTGTGGGACACCACCGCCCACCAGCCGCTCGGCGGCCCCCTGCCCACCGGCCGGGACAAGGTCGCCGCGCTCGCCTTCTCGCCCGACGGCGGCACCCTGCGCGTGGCGGGCGCCCGTACCGGCGTACGCCGCTACACCGTCGCTCCCGAACGCGTCGTCTCCCGGGTCTGCGCCCGCGCCGCCGGCGGCCTCACCCGCGCCCAATGGCACGCCACCCTCCACGATGTCCCCTACCGCCCCACGTGCTGA
- the sucB gene encoding 2-oxoglutarate dehydrogenase, E2 component, dihydrolipoamide succinyltransferase, with translation MAVSVTLPALGESVTEGTVTRWLKAEGEHIEADEPLLEVSTDKVDTEIPAPASGTLASIKVAEDETVEVGAELAVIDDGSGAPAAAAPAAEPAQEAPAAEPQAAPEPQAQPEPAAAPAPAAGSAEGTDVVLPALGESVTEGTVTRWLKQVGEEVAEDEPLLEVSTDKVDTEIPAPAAGTLLEIVVGEDETAEVGAKLAVIGAAGAAPAQAEAPAQPAPAPAPQQAAPAQEQPAPAQPAAPQTPPEPTPAQPAPAQPAAPAQPAPAATAPAAPAAPAPATAPESDGAYVTPLVRKLAAEQGVNLSSVRGTGVGGRIRKQDVIAAAESAKQAPAAAPAVSSAPKSPKLEPSPLRGQTVKMPRIRKLIADNMMKALHNQAQLSTVVEVDVTRVMKLRARAKDGFAAREGVKLSPMPFFVQAAAEALKAHPSVNARLNDDGTITYHDVENVGIAVDSEKGLMVPVIKEAGNLNLAGIARKTAELAQKVREGGLGPDDMSGGTFTISNTGSRGALFDTIIVNYPQVAELGIGATVRRPMVINHPDLGETIAIRDMVYLTLSYDHQLVDGADAARYLADVKARLEAGEFEGELGL, from the coding sequence ATGGCGGTTTCCGTAACCCTGCCGGCGCTCGGCGAGAGCGTCACCGAGGGCACCGTCACCCGCTGGCTGAAGGCCGAGGGTGAGCACATCGAGGCCGACGAGCCGCTGCTCGAGGTCTCCACCGACAAGGTCGACACCGAGATCCCCGCCCCCGCTTCCGGGACGCTGGCCTCCATCAAGGTGGCCGAGGACGAGACGGTGGAGGTCGGCGCCGAGCTGGCCGTCATCGACGACGGCTCCGGCGCCCCCGCGGCGGCTGCCCCGGCCGCCGAGCCCGCGCAGGAGGCTCCGGCCGCCGAGCCGCAGGCCGCCCCGGAGCCGCAGGCCCAGCCCGAGCCCGCGGCTGCCCCGGCGCCCGCCGCCGGTTCGGCCGAGGGCACCGATGTGGTCCTGCCCGCGCTGGGCGAGTCCGTCACCGAGGGCACCGTCACCCGCTGGCTGAAGCAGGTCGGCGAGGAGGTGGCCGAGGACGAGCCGCTGCTGGAGGTGTCCACCGACAAGGTCGACACCGAGATCCCGGCTCCGGCCGCCGGCACGCTGCTGGAGATCGTGGTCGGCGAGGACGAGACGGCCGAGGTCGGCGCGAAGCTGGCCGTCATCGGCGCGGCCGGTGCCGCACCGGCGCAGGCCGAGGCCCCCGCCCAGCCCGCCCCGGCCCCGGCCCCGCAGCAGGCAGCGCCCGCGCAGGAGCAGCCCGCTCCCGCGCAGCCCGCCGCGCCGCAGACGCCGCCGGAGCCCACCCCGGCACAGCCGGCGCCCGCCCAGCCGGCCGCTCCCGCGCAGCCCGCTCCGGCGGCCACCGCACCCGCCGCTCCCGCCGCCCCGGCCCCGGCCACGGCGCCCGAGAGCGACGGCGCCTACGTCACCCCGCTGGTGCGCAAGCTGGCGGCCGAGCAGGGTGTGAACCTCTCCTCGGTGCGCGGCACCGGTGTCGGCGGCCGTATCCGCAAGCAGGACGTCATCGCGGCGGCCGAGTCCGCCAAGCAGGCCCCCGCGGCGGCCCCGGCCGTCTCCTCGGCACCGAAGTCGCCGAAGCTGGAGCCGTCGCCGCTGCGCGGTCAGACGGTCAAGATGCCGCGGATCCGCAAGCTCATCGCGGACAACATGATGAAGGCGCTGCACAACCAGGCGCAGCTGTCCACCGTGGTCGAGGTGGACGTCACCCGCGTGATGAAGCTGCGGGCCCGCGCCAAGGACGGCTTCGCGGCGCGCGAGGGCGTCAAGCTCTCCCCGATGCCGTTCTTCGTGCAGGCGGCGGCGGAGGCGCTCAAGGCGCACCCGTCGGTCAACGCGCGGCTGAACGACGACGGCACCATCACGTACCACGACGTGGAGAACGTCGGTATCGCGGTGGACTCGGAAAAGGGCCTGATGGTCCCGGTCATCAAGGAGGCCGGGAACCTCAACCTGGCGGGCATCGCCCGCAAGACCGCCGAGCTGGCCCAGAAGGTCCGCGAGGGCGGCCTGGGCCCGGACGACATGTCCGGCGGCACGTTCACGATCAGCAACACCGGGTCGCGGGGCGCGCTCTTCGACACGATCATCGTGAACTACCCGCAGGTGGCCGAGCTGGGCATCGGTGCGACGGTGCGCCGTCCGATGGTCATCAACCACCCGGACCTGGGTGAGACCATCGCGATCCGCGACATGGTCTACCTGACGCTGTCCTACGACCACCAGCTGGTCGACGGCGCCGACGCCGCGCGCTACCTGGCGGACGTCAAGGCCCGCCTGGAGGCCGGCGAGTTCGAGGGCGAGCTGGGCCTGTAG
- the lpdA gene encoding dihydrolipoyl dehydrogenase: MANDASTVFDLVILGGGSGGYAAAFRAAQLGLDVALIEKDKVGGTCLHRGCIPTKALLHAGEIADQSRESAEFGVKSSFEGIDMAGVHKYKDGVISGLYKGLQGLVSSRKVTYVEGTGRLSSPTSVDVNGQRYEGRHILLATGSVPKSLPGLTIDHERVISSDDALVMDRVPKNAIILGGGVIGVEFASVWKSFGTDVTVIEGLKHLVPVEDENSSKLLERAFRKRGIKFNLGTFFDKAEYTADGVKVTLADGKEFEAEVLLVAIGRGPVSEGLGYEEAGVAMDRGFVTVDEYCRTSVPTISAVGDLIPTLQLAHVGFAEGILVAERLAGLNPVPVDYAGVPRVTYCNPEVASVGLTEEQAKERYGTDKIVTLKYNLAGNGRSKILKTTGEVKLVQVRDGAVVGVHMVGDRMGEQVGEAQLIYNWEALPAEVAQLIHAHPTQTEALGEAHLALAGKPLHSHD, translated from the coding sequence GTGGCGAACGACGCCAGCACCGTTTTCGACCTAGTGATCCTCGGAGGCGGTAGCGGTGGCTATGCCGCTGCCTTTCGCGCCGCTCAGCTCGGTCTGGATGTCGCCCTCATCGAGAAGGACAAGGTAGGCGGCACCTGCCTGCACCGGGGCTGCATCCCGACCAAGGCCCTGCTGCACGCCGGCGAGATCGCCGACCAGTCGCGGGAGAGCGCCGAGTTCGGTGTCAAGAGCTCCTTCGAGGGCATCGACATGGCCGGTGTGCACAAGTACAAGGACGGCGTGATCTCCGGGCTCTACAAGGGCCTCCAGGGACTCGTCTCCTCCCGCAAGGTGACGTACGTGGAGGGCACCGGGCGCCTGTCGTCGCCGACCTCCGTCGACGTCAACGGGCAGCGCTACGAGGGCCGGCACATCCTGCTGGCGACCGGCTCGGTGCCCAAGTCCCTGCCGGGTCTGACCATCGACCACGAGCGCGTCATCAGCTCCGACGACGCGCTGGTCATGGACCGGGTCCCGAAGAACGCGATCATCCTGGGCGGCGGCGTCATCGGCGTCGAGTTCGCCTCCGTGTGGAAGTCCTTCGGCACGGACGTCACCGTGATCGAGGGCCTCAAGCACCTGGTGCCGGTCGAGGACGAGAACAGCTCCAAGCTCCTGGAGCGGGCCTTCCGCAAGCGGGGCATAAAGTTCAACCTCGGTACCTTCTTCGACAAGGCCGAGTACACAGCGGACGGCGTCAAGGTCACCCTGGCCGACGGCAAGGAGTTCGAGGCCGAGGTGCTGCTGGTCGCCATCGGCCGCGGCCCCGTCTCGGAGGGCCTGGGCTACGAGGAGGCCGGGGTCGCCATGGACCGCGGCTTCGTCACCGTCGACGAGTACTGCCGCACCAGCGTGCCGACGATCTCGGCGGTCGGTGACCTCATCCCGACCCTCCAGCTCGCGCACGTCGGCTTCGCCGAGGGCATCCTCGTCGCCGAGCGGCTCGCCGGCCTGAACCCGGTGCCGGTGGACTACGCCGGGGTGCCGCGGGTGACCTACTGCAACCCCGAGGTGGCCTCCGTGGGCCTCACCGAGGAGCAGGCCAAGGAGCGGTACGGCACGGACAAGATCGTCACGCTCAAGTACAACCTCGCGGGCAACGGCCGGAGCAAGATCTTGAAGACCACGGGCGAGGTCAAGCTCGTCCAGGTCCGCGACGGTGCCGTGGTCGGCGTCCACATGGTCGGTGACCGTATGGGTGAGCAGGTCGGCGAGGCCCAGCTCATCTACAACTGGGAGGCGCTGCCCGCCGAGGTGGCCCAGCTCATCCACGCCCACCCGACGCAGACGGAGGCACTCGGCGAGGCGCATCTCGCGCTGGCCGGGAAGCCGCTGCACTCCCACGACTGA
- a CDS encoding leucyl aminopeptidase, with protein MSALTLSTSSAATLRADAVVVGIAKVPSSDKAAKATVVVAPGGEAVDKAFGGKLATTLETLGAGGGEGEVTKLPAPADGLKSPVVVAVGLGEAPDKKGTYEPETLRRAAGAAARALAGTKKAAFALPAEDARSVAAVAEGALLGAYSFTSYRGKEDKAQKTQKAKGAGKDSSAPLAEVALVGAKPRDKAHKAAVDRALVLAEEVHRARDLINTPANDLHPKSFAAHTRTAAKEHGLTVEVLDEKALVKGGYGGILGVGGGSAQPPRLVRIGYTHPKAKKSVALVGKGITYDSGGISLKPAGHNETMKCDMSGAAAVFSAVVAAARLGLKANVTGWLALAENMPSGSATRPGDVLTMYSGKTVEVLNTDAEGRLVLADALTRACEEKPDAIVDVATLTGAMVLALGHRTFGIMANDDTFRTAVHETAGEAGEAAWPMPLLPHLRKSMDSTIADIANMGERMGGGLVAGLFLKEFVPEGTAWAHLDIAGPAFNESAPFGYTPKGGTGSAVRTLVRLVERTADGETV; from the coding sequence GTGTCAGCACTGACTCTCAGCACCTCGTCCGCGGCGACACTGCGCGCGGACGCTGTCGTCGTCGGTATCGCCAAGGTCCCGTCCTCGGACAAGGCCGCCAAGGCCACCGTCGTGGTCGCCCCGGGCGGCGAGGCCGTGGACAAGGCGTTCGGCGGCAAGCTCGCCACGACGCTGGAGACCCTCGGGGCCGGCGGCGGCGAGGGGGAGGTCACCAAGCTCCCGGCACCGGCCGATGGCCTGAAATCCCCCGTCGTCGTGGCCGTCGGCCTCGGCGAGGCGCCGGACAAGAAGGGCACGTACGAGCCCGAGACGCTGCGCCGGGCCGCCGGTGCCGCGGCCCGCGCGCTGGCCGGGACGAAGAAGGCCGCCTTCGCGCTGCCCGCCGAGGACGCCCGGTCCGTCGCCGCCGTCGCCGAGGGCGCGCTGCTGGGCGCGTACTCCTTCACCTCCTACCGGGGCAAGGAGGACAAGGCGCAGAAAACGCAGAAGGCGAAGGGCGCGGGCAAGGACTCCTCGGCGCCGCTGGCCGAGGTCGCCCTCGTCGGCGCGAAGCCGCGCGACAAGGCGCACAAGGCCGCCGTCGACCGCGCGCTCGTGCTCGCCGAAGAGGTGCACCGCGCCCGCGACCTGATCAACACCCCCGCCAACGACCTGCACCCCAAGTCCTTCGCGGCGCACACCCGCACCGCCGCCAAGGAGCACGGCCTCACCGTAGAGGTGCTGGACGAGAAGGCGCTGGTCAAGGGCGGCTACGGCGGCATCCTCGGGGTCGGCGGCGGCTCCGCGCAGCCGCCGCGGCTGGTCCGCATCGGCTACACCCACCCGAAGGCCAAGAAGTCCGTGGCGCTGGTGGGCAAGGGCATCACCTACGACTCGGGCGGCATCTCCCTCAAGCCCGCGGGCCACAACGAGACGATGAAGTGCGACATGAGCGGCGCCGCCGCCGTCTTCTCCGCCGTCGTCGCCGCGGCCCGCCTGGGCCTGAAGGCCAACGTCACCGGCTGGCTGGCGCTGGCCGAGAACATGCCCTCGGGCTCGGCCACCCGCCCCGGCGACGTGCTGACGATGTACAGCGGCAAGACCGTCGAGGTGCTCAACACCGACGCCGAGGGCCGGCTGGTGCTGGCGGACGCGCTGACCCGCGCCTGCGAGGAGAAGCCGGACGCCATCGTGGACGTGGCGACCCTCACCGGCGCGATGGTGCTCGCGCTGGGCCACCGCACCTTCGGGATCATGGCCAACGACGACACCTTCCGTACCGCTGTGCACGAGACGGCCGGGGAAGCCGGCGAGGCCGCCTGGCCGATGCCGCTGCTCCCCCACCTGCGCAAGAGCATGGACTCGACGATCGCCGACATCGCCAACATGGGCGAGCGCATGGGCGGCGGCCTGGTCGCCGGGCTGTTCCTGAAGGAGTTCGTCCCCGAGGGCACGGCCTGGGCGCACCTGGACATCGCGGGTCCGGCCTTCAACGAGTCGGCGCCGTTCGGCTACACACCCAAGGGCGGCACCGGCTCCGCCGTGCGTACCCTGGTGCGGCTCGTGGAGCGCACTGCCGACGGCGAGACCGTGTGA